A window of the Lolium perenne isolate Kyuss_39 chromosome 7, Kyuss_2.0, whole genome shotgun sequence genome harbors these coding sequences:
- the LOC127301656 gene encoding uncharacterized protein isoform X2 has translation MARRLLSLRPQLVDLPPRLLHSRQYMSAMRRSAFLDRLLRSLRSEISSCRAEPAPPLPPSVAQFTVDDRPGEQWVRLRRAFSASKGGDQEEVKVDATLVDGAVAPTRSGAVAEDGGPSRMHISVHVEVSKPARPDLALSFECSAWPEEMDVERVFPVRRSGPTPEQQYMGCAFSIGTTNDLIEPGYLAPIITGMKG, from the exons ATTCGCGACAGTATATGTCCGCCATGCGCCGCTCCGCCTTCCTCGACCGCCTCCTCCGCTCTCTCCGCTCCGAGATCTCCTCCTGCCGCGCCGAGCCTGCCCCGCCGCTACCGCCTTCCGTCGCGCAGTTCACCGTGGATGACCGCCCCGGAGAGCAGTGGGTCCGCCTGCGTCGTGCGTTCTCTGCCTCCAAGGGCGGGGATCAGGAGGAGGTCAAGGTGGATGCCACCTTGGTCGACGGCGCCGTGGCGCCAACCCGCTCGGGCGCGGTCGCCGAAGACGGTGGACCGTCCAGGATGCACATCAGCGTCCACGTCGAGGTCTCCAAGCCCGCGCGGCCTGACTTGGCGCTCAGCTTCGAGTGCTCAGCGTGGCCCGAGGAGATGGATGTGGAGAGGGTCTTCCCTGTCCGCCGCAGTGGGCCGACGCCGGAACAGCAATACATGGGCTGCGCATTCAG TATAGGTACAACAAACGATTTAATCGAACCAGGATATCTGGCTCCAATAATCACAGGGATGAAGGGATGA